A window from Anomalospiza imberbis isolate Cuckoo-Finch-1a 21T00152 chromosome 8, ASM3175350v1, whole genome shotgun sequence encodes these proteins:
- the DKK1 gene encoding dickkopf-related protein 1, whose product MRGLVALLAALSCAAPAGRAAAPGGALSSNAIKGPPPGGAAEASAAPAPPFDGSNKAPPAATRQPFPCAEDEDCGPEEFCGGASRGGGAPLCLGCRRRRKRCLRDAMCCPGMSCSNGLCTPLEPPHGAAELDETGAEALPRRTPAPAWLPTAKGEEGDFCLRSSDCAAGLCCARHFWSKICKPVLREGQVCTRHRRKGSHGLEIFQRCQCAEGLACRLQREHGPADASRLHTCQRH is encoded by the exons ATGCGGGGGCTGGTAGCGCTGCTGGCGGCGCTGAGCtgcgcggccccggcggggcgggcggcggctcccgggggtGCCCTCAGCTCCAACGCCATCAAGGGACCCCCCCCGGGGGGGGCGGCCGAGGCCAGCGCCGCCCCCGCACCCCCTTTCGACGGCAGCAACAAGGCCCCGCCGGCCGCCACCCGACAG CCTTTCCCGTGCGCCGAGGACGAGGACTGCGGCCCCGAGGAGTTCTGCGGGGGGGCGTCCCGCGGCGGGGGGGCCCCGCTGTGCCTCGGCTGCCGGCGGCGCCGCAAGCGCTGCCTGCGCGATGCCATGTGCTGCCCCGGCATGAGCTGCAGCAACG GTCTCTGCACGCCCCTGGAGCCGCCCCACGGAGCGGCCGAGCTGGACGAGACGGGCGCTGAGGCGCTGCCCCGACGGACGCCCGCTCCCGCCTGGCTCCCCACTGCCAAAG GCGAGGAGGGCGACTTCTGCCTGCGCTCGTCGGACTGCGCGGCCGGGCTGTGCTGCGCCCGCCACTTCTGGTCCAAGATCTGCAAGCCGGTGCTGCGGGAGGGGCAGGTGTGCACCCGGCACCGGCGGAAAGGCTCGCACGGCCTGGAGATCTTCCAGCGCTGCCAGTGCGCCGAGGGGCTGGCGTGTCGCCTGCAGCGAGAGCACGGCCCCGCCGACGCGTCCCGGCTGCACACGTGCCAGCGGCACTGA